The Bifidobacterium animalis subsp. animalis ATCC 25527 genome has a segment encoding these proteins:
- the pstB gene encoding phosphate ABC transporter ATP-binding protein PstB, translating into MGQQIDVNHLNIYYGDFLAVEDVNLHIAANKVTAFIGPSGCGKSTVLRTLDRMHEITPGAHVKGEVLLEGHNLYSKDVDPVAVRRDVGMVFQRPNPFPTMSIRENVLAGVRLNNKRISKSDADDLVEWALRGANLWNEVKDRLDNPGVGLSGGQQQRLCIARAVAVHPTVLLMDEPCSALDPISTLAVEDLINELKQDYTIVIVTHNMQQAARVADYTAFFNLKAVGQPGHLEYFADTSTMFNDPQNEEAERYVSGRFG; encoded by the coding sequence ATGGGACAGCAAATCGATGTCAATCATCTCAATATCTACTATGGCGACTTCCTTGCGGTCGAGGATGTCAATCTGCACATCGCCGCGAACAAGGTGACCGCGTTCATCGGCCCGTCCGGTTGCGGCAAATCCACCGTGCTGCGCACACTCGACCGCATGCACGAGATCACGCCGGGCGCCCACGTGAAAGGGGAGGTGCTGCTCGAAGGGCACAATCTGTACAGCAAGGACGTCGATCCCGTGGCCGTGCGGCGTGATGTGGGCATGGTGTTCCAGCGGCCGAATCCGTTCCCCACCATGTCGATCCGTGAGAATGTGCTTGCCGGCGTGCGCCTGAACAACAAGAGAATCTCGAAATCGGACGCCGACGACCTGGTCGAATGGGCGTTGCGTGGCGCGAATCTGTGGAATGAGGTCAAGGACCGCTTGGACAACCCCGGCGTGGGATTGTCGGGTGGGCAGCAGCAGCGCCTGTGCATTGCGCGAGCGGTCGCTGTGCATCCTACCGTACTGCTCATGGACGAGCCATGCTCGGCGCTCGACCCGATCTCCACGCTGGCGGTGGAGGATCTCATCAACGAACTCAAGCAGGACTACACGATCGTCATCGTCACGCACAACATGCAGCAGGCGGCGCGAGTGGCCGACTACACGGCGTTCTTCAACCTGAAGGCCGTGGGGCAGCCCGGGCATCTCGAGTATTTCGCTGATACGTCGACGATGTTCAACGATCCACAGAACGAGGAAGCCGAGCGGTACGTCTCGGGTCGATTCGGGTGA